A window of Patagioenas fasciata isolate bPatFas1 chromosome 5, bPatFas1.hap1, whole genome shotgun sequence contains these coding sequences:
- the FOXA1 gene encoding hepatocyte nuclear factor 3-alpha, with amino-acid sequence MLGTVKMEGHETSDWNSYYADTQEAYSSVPVSNMNSGLGSMNTMNTYMTMNTMTTSGNMTSSSFNMSYANTGLGAGLSPGAVAGMPAGSAGPVNGMPAGVAAMGTALSPSGINAMSAQTGSMNGLSPYGSMNPCMSPMAYTQSNLGRTRDAKTFKRSYPHAKPPYSYISLITMAIQQAPSKMLTLSEIYQWIMDLFPYYRQNQQRWQNSIRHSLSFNDCFVKVARSPDKPGKGSYWTLHPDSGNMFENGCYLRRQKRFKCEKPANSKAPQEGRKDQAGASSSSSNSPLHRSHNKTAQLDTSTSLSSSNPSASPQSMDHSGSSTELKTSVSAASSTISSVPTLASVPHPPHSLAHEPQLHLKGDPHYSFNHPFSINNLMSSSEQQHKLDFKAYEQALQYSSYGASIPSGLPLGSASMAGRSSIEPSALEPSYYQGVYSRPVLNTS; translated from the coding sequence GCCTATTCCTCGGTGCCCGTGAGCAACATGAACTCTGGGTTGGGCTCCATGAATACCATGAACACCTACATGACCATGAACACCATGACTACGAGTGGCAACATGACCTCCAGCTCCTTCAACATGTCTTATGCCAACACAGGACTGGGGGCTGGGCTTAGTCCCGGTGCCGTGGCCGGCATGCCAGCGGGATCAGCGGGGCCTGTGAACGGCATGCCAGCTGGTGTGGCAGCCATGGGCACGGCACTGAGCCCCAGCGGCATTAATGCCATGTCAGCCCAGACAGGTTCCATGAATGGGCTGAGCCCCTACGGCAGCATGAACCCCTGCATGAGCCCTATGGCCTACACCCAGTCCAACCTCGGCAGGACACGGGATGCCAAGACCTTCAAGCGGAGCTACCCCCATGCCAAGCCACCGTACTCCTACATCTCCCTCATCACCATGGCCATCCAGCAGGCACCCAGCAAGATGCTGACGCTGAGTGAGATCTACCAGTGGATCATGGACCTTTTCCCCTACTACCGGCAAAACCAGCAGCGCTGGCAGAACAGCATTCGCCACTCGCTCTCCTTCAACGACTGCTTCGTCAAGGTGGCCCGCTCCCCTGACAAGCCCGGCAAGGGCTCCTACTGGACCCTGCATCCTGACTCTGGCAACATGTTTGAAAACGGCTGTTATCTCCGCCGGCAAAAGCGGTTCAAGTGTGAGAAGCCAGCAAACAGCAAAGCCCCTCAGGAGGGCAGGAAAGATCAGGCTGGGGCCTCCAGTTCCAGCTCTAACTCCCCCCTGCACAGAAGCCACAATAAAACAGCGCAGCTGGACACttccacctccctctccagctccaatCCGTCCGCCAGCCCCCAGTCTATGGACCACAGCGGATCAAGCACGGAGCTAAAGACCTCGGTCTCGGCCGCCTCCTCCACCATCAGCTCTGTCCCCACCTTGGCCTCTGTCCCGCACCCCCCTCACTCCTTAGCCCACGAACCCCAGCTCCACCTCAAGGGTGATCCCCACTACTCCTTCAACCATCCCTTTTCCATCAACAACCTCATGTCCTCCTCGGAGCAGCAGCACAAGCTGGACTTCAAAGCCTATGAGCAGGCGCTGCAATATTCCTCCTACGGGGCCAGTATCCCCAGCGGGCTGCCCCTGGGCAGCGCCTCCATGGCGGGCCGGAGCAGCATCGAGCCCTCGGCCCTAGAGCCCTCCTACTATCAAGGTGTGTATTCCAGACCTGTGCTAAACACCTCCTAG